The window aattattagaaagttcgaatttgaaaaagtataattcaaaaacataattttttatttatttaaataattatttatttatttaaataattatttattatatatacaaagcAAGGTCTTTTGATTCTTAATGatgaaggtatttttgaaaatgtctatttaatgaaaataaacatgATTAATGGTACCAATAATGTAGTAAAcatggaaatttttttttttaaatgtctttttattgaaggtaaacatgaataatgtaCCAGGtggtaaatatgaaaatttccttttaaaaattttaatgaaatatttcatCTATAATCACCTGCATTATTGCTTTAAAAATTTCaagaatttttttctctaaattaattcaaaataattttaaatgttcaaaatagtttaaaagttaaattgtttataatatagaatccgcgcgtagcgcggacacggATCTAGTAAATATAAGGACTAATATaacaatttttcatataaattatacctagatatatatatatatataacatgtatGTAACCAAAGTTTGTAATATTTATCGAaccttttcttaaaaaaatacaaaatatctaGCGACcctattagtttttttttggttagctTCAAACTAGTTATGGAGAGATATGGAGAGAGAACAAATTTAtaaagatataataaaaaattagatataaGAGTTTACGTACCAAAGATCATGGCGAGAGAGATAAAGACGGAAGAAGGCAACGACTGACATATGAAGGGTCCGACGACTAGAGGAAGCACGACCGTCACAACCTCCAATCCATTATTCCCTCCAAACTCAAGCGCCGCCGTCTCGGCCGCCATTTTTGACACAACGTAAGAGCTACTAACTCTCTTCTCCTCCTGATTCCTAAACACCTCCACGTCGCTCCAAACGCTCTCATCCACCTCTCCTCCGTTTCCTCCAGCACCGCTTCCGACGCCGTAAAAAACGGTGACGGCGCTTGAGGTGTAGAAAAATCGTTTCACGGTTTTAGAATCTACACTCGACTTTAGTATTCCCATGAGACCTTGCACGGTGCGTTTGGTAACGATCTCCTCGGTCTCGTTGCTGTTCGGGTCCATGGGATGTGCCACGTGGAACACGGCTTTGCATCCTTCGATGGCCGGTTTAAAGCTCTCGGGTTCGTTGAGATCGGCGGTGAATATTTTAAGCCTCTCCGATGCAAATGGGAGTTCGGTTAGGTAGCTTATATCTTTCTTATTCCCTTCTGTAATAAGCGTAggcacaaaattattaaattataacatTAATATCATTTGGTTATTAATAATTGAGGATATAATATATGGTTGACTTTATATATAGAAGATGCATGGAACATGAGATAGCTATGTGGAGCTTCAAGATCTTACAATCTGACAGATAATTCCAGCCAAGTACAATAAATTTCTCATatccatataaaatatattataattgtCGATCCAAAAATCAACTTTAAATGTGCTATATCTACTGACTACTGATCTACAGATATAAACTATACTATGCTCTTTTGTGTACTTACGGATCAAATCAGCACTAAAATTAACAATTGTACTCGCATTTGATAAATTGTTAATTGATGTGTATAGTATAAGAAAAACTACTGaagctaattaaaaaaaaaactgatcgACACGAACCTGGGTTGGTTCGAACAGTGGCATGAACGGAGTAGCCACGTTGTAAGAGACGCATGATGAGCCAAGAAGCAACGAAACCAGTCCCTCCCGTTACACAAACCAACCCCGTACCGTCCAAGAAAGATGACGCCATCTCACCTCCTCCTTTgttgtcatcttcttcttctcttcccatgttctctatctctatctctctctctcttgtggtGTGTGGGAACCTCTCAAGGGTTCTTAAATAACGGAACCTACGTCATTTACTCTCTCACACCTATCCGCGTGACATGTTCCCCGTTTTGCCCTCTTCTCTCTTTATTACAAATgtgttttaatgtattttatatatccGTTACATCAATGCTACATTTTACAGATCATATATACTATTCTATTTAACAATTCACATTCTATGTCCGTTTATTACAGACATTGTTATTGGATTCCGTTATTTTTCATTCTCTCATCCTCTATGTACAAATgatcttatttttttactactatatatatacCATAGTTTTTGGCATCTAGTGGTGGAATGTATGAACTGTTATATAATATGCATGTTCTAAGCATAGGTTAAGGGATATTATTTAGATTGtgattatatataatcaaaaagaaAGGGAAAAAAACGCGTGAATGAGATGGAATGGAAAAGAAAGTGTAGGCGTGGCACATGATACTGCAACTATCTTATTTGTGTGTCTCCACAAGCTACCGTCTTTCTCGGACCGTTGCTTTGTTGGTGTTGCGAACTATCTTcctttttctatttataattttactttttggATCAGtcattctaaatttgtaattatattacTAGTTATGGAGATTACTCGGCTTCACTTCATCccatataatattattgttcaATCAAATTACTAGTTAAGGACATTCAtcctatatatattgattttgcATAACTAATTAACTAAGAGTTCAACTTCCAACTacaacaaaaagacaaaaagtaacaaatgaaaaaagaaaaacaacaaaacctCTAATCAATCAAGCGATTTGATAGTTTTCGTTTTTTTCTCCCGTGTTTATGAATAAAAAGAATAGAAGCATAGGAGAAGACTTTGAGTTTTGTTGTACCCGTAAAAGACTTATCCCAAACAGTATATGGACTTTTATATTTGGCCTATTAATTAACCGGAAACAGTAATTGAATGATCTAGTCTTACAGAATCTGGATCCAGACGGTATTATATGCAGtggtattatatatatgattctgCGAAAATATTATCAAAGCTTACTAATTCCCGTCCCTATGTATTTCACCgtctaaacataatttttttgttgccTAAAAACCATTACacttcaaaattttgataattgtttttcttttatataaaatttggtgtttAAAAGTGATGTTTTCTCTGGTGAGTTTccaaagaagagagagaagagagagaagaaaagtaGATCGACCTTTGGGTCCGGTGATCGTCCGGCGCGTGAGCGTGCGTGCGGTCACCGGAGCCCCTAAAGCCACCTAAAAGTTTCCGATCTTCGCTTTGCTGACGCCCCCTCCCTCCTCCGCCTTGCCTGAGCTCTAGAAGAAGGTCGTCCATGGCGGATCTGGTTCTGGTGTAAAGGCGCGGTCGTGGTGAGGATGCGGCGGTGAAGCGCTTTCTGTGGCCTTTTGGTTTTATCTCCGGGAGGCGGAGGCTCCGTCAGCTCCGTCGACGCCGGTTCAAGTCCCCGCGAGGTGGAGGCTACGTCTAGCTCTGCCGTCGTCGGTCTAGTTTACGGGAGGTGAAGGTGTTTCATGCCTTGCCTCGCCGTCGGTTAGTTCCCTAGTTtaatttttagggtttagtcggtttcttttcttttggtgTTGTCGAGGTTGCTTGGTGTGGTTTGGTGGTGACGACGTCGGAGGACGATCGAAGCTCGTCCAAGGTTAACGGTGACGGTTCCCGCAAAAGTCTTCCTCTCGGTGATTGCGACGATTGGTGACGGATGAGATCTCGATCCGTCGAGTGATACTCTCCGTATTTGGGCTCACCTCTGTCGAAGACGGTTGGCGGTGGTGATGGTGTGGAGTAAGTGAGCTCCGGCGATCCGGGTGAACCGTCGGTTGGTTCCCGGTGTTGATCCGAAGCGAGGGCGTCGTCGATGCCGCAGCGTGTGTCCGCGCGGCGGCGATGCCTCGTGGGGGTTAGGGTTTCAAGTTGTTGGGCTTTAGGCCCAGAAGTTTAAGGTTTTTGGCCCATGTTTTTGGGTTTATGTATGTTTTTAATGTGGGCCTTTAAACCCATTTATCTAATatattgacggaaaaaaaaaagtgatgttTTCTTCCTTTAACCCAAGACCAACCCTGAACTAAGATATCAGCATGAGAAAGATGTTCCAGTTTTGGATGGAAaatttcacattttcttctccttttttttttttttttccatcagaaattttatttaaaataaggGCCAAGCCCAACCATTACAAAGCCCAAACCACAAGGGGCAACCCAACTCCACACAAACAAAGGCCCAAAAGCCCAACAGAAAACGGAAACCCTAGCTCCCAAGACGGAGGCGCATCACTCACGCTCAACCGCTTCGAACCACGCCGGAAACCGCAACAATCGAGACCCCGGTGCCATCTCCCATGATCTAACCACCGGTACACCCACAAGCTCAATAGCTCCACCATCTTCACCGCTAACACCCTCAAGACAGCGATTCTAAACTCGGATAGCATCAATCGCAGAGGAGAGCTAATCCGACACAATTAAAACACCACCACCGACTAGAAAGCGTAGCGCAAACCATCACCCAGTTACCACCGGGGAGCGTCTAACATCCTCCGACGAGAGCTCCACCGGCCAAACCAACCCGACATCGCTAGAGACTAAAAGATAAACCTAAAAAACGGAGATAAAAAGACCACTTAGCCGGCGGCGCAAGGCACAGAACAACCTTCACGCCCCGGAGACAAGAGCCGGCGACAGCGGAGCAAAGGAAGCCTCCCCCTCCCGGTGACAAAGTCGGCGTCGATGGAGCTCTAtaagcctccacctcccggaaaACTAATACTACTCGAAACTACCGGCTTCACCACCCCCATCCTCCACCCACTCGCGTCGTTGCTCCAGACACAGCGCCTCCACCGGGTCGCCCCCGGAGGTGACGACAACGGACAAGGCCCGGACCAGAGCTCCGACAAGGCGATAGGGGGAGGACAAGTATGAGAAGCCGAAGAAAAGCACTTGGTGAAAGATCAAAGGGCTCCCGCACCGGCACGcgcgctcacgcgccggccggACGTCGGAAACCACAACCCGATCTGCTTTCTCTCTCAACTTTCTCTCTCAACTTTCTCTCTCCCGCAACAATCTGGTGTTTagttgttttcattttcttctccttttctTTGCTAAAACTTACAAGCATGATTAATTTCTCTAGGTGTAACTTTATTCCTGTGGCCGTAGGTGATTCGGGATTTACAATTTAAATATACTCTTATAATTTTCTTATTCTATGGTGTAAAGGGGAACGATGATCCCTACGTTCTTAAGGATAGATCGTAGATGGCTATATACTAAAGGTAATTCAATTTAAATCGATTACAGCTATGGAGATGTAGAGATATAGTGATTGCGCGTGACCCATGACGAAAaactagtttttttctttcacatCAGGCTTCTATGGTCCACTTTTTCTCCCTTAAATGCAATTTATAACAAAACAATACTAGAGGAATGTGTCTACGACTATTGATTAATGGCTTTCATTAcacacaaaattataaatattgtttgttTTGATCTCATTACATTGATTAACTTGTTATTGATACATtgttgttttcagttatagttcTGAATATCTAAATTGATATTTATTGTGAAAGAAGAACCAACATCATATGCCTATTGGAAAATGATGatgtgtaaaaaaaataaaactcacAGATTTAGTTTGGAAAAGATAGTCACGGAAATAATTTTTATTCTATAATGGTTaaacaaaatgaaatttttagttttacatTATTCATAACATGAATTTGAactgtatatatgtttttattcatatataggATATGCATTGCCATTGTCTATCAACCGAATTTTCGTAGACCGTAAACCCACACTTTTGAATATGCGGATTAGAAATGCGTGATATAATTAAGGCTTGCTTTAATCACACTGCAGATAGACTATTCGTATCTTGTTACCTCCTTTAGTTACACTGCACATAAACTAATCATATGAAGAGAAACTAATGAagctaataaaaattaaagaaaccGATTGGTtgctaaaattattaatttgtcTTGCGTAGAGAAAGCTTATATAGTGTATTGCATAACGAAGCCGCATGTAAAatcagaaagaaaaagaaaaaaaaaagatgaaacgAGTATCACGTTTTGAAACTGTGAGCTTCTGAAAGCAAAACTATCAAGGAAAGAGTATCAACCATAACTCATATGATTCACTCAATCACTATAATCGCTCCATCATATATTCTTCTTAATGATTATATGATCACATTTATTGTTTGATTCATATAGCCTAATATATAAAGTTATGTAACTCTCTTTATATTAAGAACACAATTCATACATTTCtcataagttattaaaaacCTCTGTAAGGCCATATGCTAGGAGATCAGTATGTAAAAGTCGTGCATTTTCTTGATATCAGACGTATTCCATATAAAATCCTCAGATAGTACagttgaaaatttaaataaaaaaggaGCAATGTATGACTCTTTCATACTTTTTAAAGTCCAGTTCAATTCAAATTTGAAATcgtcaattatttttaaataacaaggCCCATTGTAGCTCTCGAAGTCCGTCTAAATTTTAGGTGAAATGTAATTGCAAACTCATTTAAACTTTTGAGTTTAAGCCCAACTACCTTTTTAAGTTTGCAATTACAACTTTTGGTGTGAAAATATTATCTTTCCTCAAATTTTGGTTGACAAACTcaatttgctttctttttcccatTTAACATTAGATTACGCATGAAGCCTTGAACAAGTACAGTTCACCCGAAACTGGAAGATCCAAGGTAATCAAGCAAAGGCTTCAGACATGAGCATTATACAGAGGCAATACTCCATCAAAACAAAACAGATCCCTAAAgcttaaaaataaacaatctcGAGACCACATATGATTGTCATCGATCTTCATTAGCAACAACACTAGCTCACCTTGCTCTCTATCGAATCTAATTTTTAGTATCAGTTACTATATCTTCAAAATAGAAGGAATCTTCTAAAATCATCATTGGTATACTTCTTCAAAATCCAATAAATTTATCATCACTAAAGGAATCTTGGTAAGATATTTTGTTTCTTCGTCTTATATTGGCTTTGTTTATTGTCTTATAGATAAAGAGTTCTGGTTGATTGGTAAGCCAAAGTCATAAAACTAGTTTTTGTAGAATCAAAATGATAACACTATTGTTCATCGAAACACAAACAATTTCCAAGAACGCAACACATCACATTTAAGAAAGTCATGATCTCAAGTAGAGAGAGCCAGAGAGATAGTCAACTATGAAGAATAAAAACTCGTCAACTTTTTTCATCAAGACACTCCTCCTCTACTGCTATATTACATAAGTTCTGGCTTGTGATTTGACCTAACCGAAAGTGCAAGCCGGAAGTTTGACTTCCGTTAAATACTTAGAGACGAACTGCATCGCCAGTTCTTGAAATTCACCATCTTCATTTCCAGCTTGAGGTAATTGTTCTTCTTCCCACACAAAATCCAAGTTAGTTTGTTCCACCGGATATTCATTATTATGAGGTGGCTGTTGCATTTGTTGTGGAGGGATTATAGAAACACGCTGAAACGCTGAAAGACGAGCTTGAACATGAGCAATTTCAGCTTGTAGATTCATAACCTAAGCACACCCCAACAAACACAAAGTCTTGTAAGTTTCAACATATATGTAACAGTCCACTAGCATTTAAGAAAATGTTTCAATAAAGGACCTGGTGTTGAAGAGAGAGGAGATGGCCAACAGAGCCATAAACAGGATCACGGAGCCTAGCCAAAGCCTCGTAACAGAGCGTGGACACCGCCTCATGCCGCTTGTTCAAAGGCAATCTCAGTAACATCTTAGAGGCATTGCTTGCTCCAAACACTTTGTGAACCGCTGCAAACGTAGCAGTCCCTTGCTCTGCATCGAAATAAGGAGCGAAAACGCATCCGCTCACACACTTCCTCCTCAAGAACTTGCACGCCCCGCACGgtccttctcctcctcttccACCGCCGTTCAAGTTTCCGGTCATTATCTTCAAgtagaaagagagaaagagatgagtTGTTTATTTACATGACAGGCCAAGTCGTTGAGCTACTCCAGTGATTTTATATACAGGaatgaaaagtgttttgagtTTTGACTGTCAATGTAAGTTTGTGAACCCTATTGAATGATCAGCCGcttattattcatttattatatattttactagtTCTTAGGCTTTACGTGAATACTACTCATGTATTAATgtacatataattattatatatccTCGAACATTTAATATCGGTTCCAAAATTCTATGTTATaaattaggggtgggcactttacccgatatccgaagtggcacccaaacccgatccgaaaaatccgaaccgaaatccgaaccgaagtaacaaaatacccgaacgggtattgaataaggagagattggatacccgaacccgaacggataatacccgaacccgaatggatatccgaagataaccgaacatatgtataattaaccttatatttctagtttatatctctcattttatataaaatatttatattgatactacatatactttaagttcatatgatatacatacaattacggaaaaaaatgatttgctactcacttaaaatgcatgtcaagttttttatttcaaaaattagcaaaacattacatccaaaattaaaaaaaaaaactaaattaatgcatttttagttttaaaatgttatgtccaaatctattaaccattcaatctattaaaaataaaaaaattagttaactgaaagttatatttttaaatacaacaaacttgagaaatgaaaattttaatttttttttcaaaatttaaatatccgaacccgatccgaaataaccgaatccgaactaaaaatacccgaacccgacccgaagtatagaaatacccgaacgggttctagacctctataccgaaatacccgaaaatccgaaatacccgacccgaacccgaacgggtacccgaacgcccacccctaattaTAAATGATCTTCTTGTAACATGTTCAAGATTTTTAGTGTGACTGAAAGTAAAATCAAACAAACGCTACCAACTAGGCCATCCACTAATCTgttaaatgaaatatatatgttgTTTAAAAGATATATACGCAAAGATAAGATCGATATCAAAGTGCACATACCACGTGTGATCAATTCGTATAGCTCAAATCAAATGTAcataaccctaaaaccctaacattttttattacataatttgtAGCCTAGTTGCCCCTATTCATGCACTTTCTTTTCATGCTTTCACATCTGTTGTcacacttctctctctctctctctctctctctctctctctctctctctctctctctctctctctctctctctctctctctctctctctctctctctctcccttaaTGTACATGTACGAAATTTGAGTGTATACATGTATATAGATATCCCCACATGAACGCATTAGACATTGAAAATGTAGGACGGAGTCTTGAGATGTCTGATTCAAACCATAACCCTAGATGTAAGAACGTCTCAACACGAGGGTTGGTTTAGAGAAACCGGAGTGCGACAAACATTGGAGGCGATGCACAATTGACACTGAAAAACACACAAACACCAAAACATGCAAGTATTACTGATAAGTTAGATCTTTCGTAAGTGAGACAAGACagctatataattaaatttctcTTTTCCATTCTCCACTATCACAATCCCGGTCACAATCAAGGTCAAAGTGATAGTTTTCGTGAAGAGAGATTTGAGAACCCAATCTCTTGACCTTCTTCCTTTTGTTTCTGTTTCACCCGACATTATTAACTCACACTCGATCCAGTCATCTCTTTTCTAGTGTTTCTATTTATTCTTggtattaaatttattttcaaactaagaacatataaatttatgaaGAAAAATCTTTAAGGTTACGAACTTTTAAAGGTAATAATTTCATACTAATATGTATTGAACTAACCAGTGCTCGCAACGCAACATATTTGCACAAACTCAATGACTGAATTCATGAGGAAATCAACTTTCATTAACCACGGTTTTTTGGGTGAAAGTAATTAAACACTGAAAAGCACGTGGTTGCTTGAGGGAAAATTTTCTTCGAGAATTTGAAGCCAAAGAGACAAAACAGAAACTGCTTGTATGCTGTTTTCCAAGGTAAACAAAATAACCACGTCGTAAGACCTATACACGTCGCATGACCATATCCTCTATGATTTCATGTCACACGGACCTAAGCATTCATTCACTTACATCACCATCCATTCTCTAATAGTGAGCCTATAACAACCCTTTTTATTACGTCTATATACGGTCTACTATTTGTAATGCCTCATCCAtcacaataatatcaatattcATAATTCAACGCACAACCACTTGATCATTGTTTAGTAGTTAACTAGTTATTGTTATCATTTTCAGAGATAACTTTTGAATTTATAAGGGGTACTTTTTGTAACCATTAAGTTTAAAGTCTATACAAGAGATTAAAAATTCCAAATTTTGTTTTGTGATATGT is drawn from Brassica rapa cultivar Chiifu-401-42 chromosome A05, CAAS_Brap_v3.01, whole genome shotgun sequence and contains these coding sequences:
- the LOC103866888 gene encoding protein BRI1-5 ENHANCED 1; translated protein: MGREEEDDNKGGGEMASSFLDGTGLVCVTGGTGFVASWLIMRLLQRGYSVHATVRTNPEGNKKDISYLTELPFASERLKIFTADLNEPESFKPAIEGCKAVFHVAHPMDPNSNETEEIVTKRTVQGLMGILKSSVDSKTVKRFFYTSSAVTVFYGVGSGAGGNGGEVDESVWSDVEVFRNQEEKRVSSSYVVSKMAAETAALEFGGNNGLEVVTVVLPLVVGPFICQSLPSSVFISLAMIFGNYKEKYLFDTYNMVHIDDVARAMIFLLERPVAKGRYICSSVEMKIDEIFELLSTKFPQFQLPSVDLKSYRVEKRMSLSSKKLRSAGFEFKYGADEIFTGAIKSCQTRGFL
- the LOC103866889 gene encoding LOB domain-containing protein 19 produces the protein MTGNLNGGGRGGEGPCGACKFLRRKCVSGCVFAPYFDAEQGTATFAAVHKVFGASNASKMLLRLPLNKRHEAVSTLCYEALARLRDPVYGSVGHLLSLQHQVMNLQAEIAHVQARLSAFQRVSIIPPQQMQQPPHNNEYPVEQTNLDFVWEEEQLPQAGNEDGEFQELAMQFVSKYLTEVKLPACTFG